A window of the Polaribacter sp. HaHaR_3_91 genome harbors these coding sequences:
- a CDS encoding RagB/SusD family nutrient uptake outer membrane protein, with protein MKNNIKNIQILFAIGLLFTTVSCSEDYLDVDSKDRLEQDDTETVTPKEMVNGAYGMLTEWDYAFSYLGITEIISDNSDKGSSSTDTGADKDVLDALTFTSSAGSILSMWQNWYKSINRASIAIDYTENYGLTDENLKNRLVGEAKFLRALNYFWLVRSFGAVPLQDVDLVERQPVADVYAYIEADLLDAIEKLPLKSKYASEDLGRASKGAAQALLSKVYLYEKEWQKAYDMAENVINSGEYGLHPNYEELWRASTENSIESIFEVQGRGESISHGVQQYSQTQGARGADGWGWGYNNPSETLVKAFEAEGDLIRMNASIIFEGETLWDGREVFEVENPRYNEKAYSSASTGSDDGDKNIRILRYAEILLIKAEAATYIGQDAATPLNLVRSRVKLPTISNPTVAQIWKERHLELAMEHDRWFDIVRTGQAKEAMAADGKTFVVGKHELFPIPYNQLIQTPGMTQNPGWE; from the coding sequence ATGAAAAATAATATTAAAAATATACAGATTCTATTTGCTATAGGACTGCTTTTCACTACTGTTTCTTGTAGTGAAGATTATTTAGATGTTGATAGTAAAGATCGTTTAGAGCAAGACGATACTGAAACAGTAACACCTAAAGAAATGGTAAATGGTGCCTACGGTATGTTAACCGAATGGGATTATGCTTTTTCTTATCTTGGAATCACAGAAATTATATCTGACAATTCAGATAAAGGTAGTTCTTCTACCGATACTGGTGCGGATAAAGACGTATTAGATGCCTTAACCTTTACAAGTAGTGCAGGTTCAATTCTTTCTATGTGGCAAAATTGGTATAAATCTATAAACAGAGCATCTATTGCTATAGATTATACAGAAAATTATGGCCTAACAGATGAAAACTTAAAAAACAGATTAGTAGGTGAAGCGAAGTTTTTAAGAGCTTTAAATTATTTTTGGTTAGTAAGATCTTTTGGAGCTGTACCATTACAAGATGTAGATTTAGTTGAAAGACAACCTGTAGCAGATGTATACGCTTATATAGAAGCAGATTTATTAGACGCTATAGAAAAACTACCTCTTAAGAGTAAGTATGCTTCAGAAGACTTAGGTCGCGCGTCTAAAGGAGCTGCGCAAGCACTTTTATCTAAAGTTTACCTTTATGAAAAAGAGTGGCAAAAAGCATATGACATGGCAGAAAATGTTATTAATTCTGGAGAATATGGTTTACATCCAAATTATGAAGAATTATGGAGAGCTTCCACAGAAAATAGTATCGAATCTATTTTTGAGGTACAAGGTAGAGGAGAATCTATATCTCATGGTGTGCAACAATACTCACAAACTCAAGGTGCCAGAGGTGCTGACGGTTGGGGATGGGGATATAATAACCCATCTGAAACTCTTGTAAAAGCGTTCGAAGCAGAAGGTGACCTAATTAGAATGAATGCTTCTATTATTTTTGAAGGTGAAACACTATGGGATGGTCGTGAAGTTTTTGAAGTTGAGAACCCTAGGTATAATGAAAAAGCATATTCTAGTGCCTCTACAGGATCAGACGATGGAGATAAAAACATACGAATACTTCGTTATGCAGAAATTCTATTGATAAAAGCGGAAGCTGCAACATATATTGGTCAAGACGCTGCAACACCTCTTAATTTAGTAAGAAGCAGAGTAAAATTACCTACCATTAGCAATCCAACAGTAGCACAAATCTGGAAAGAAAGACACTTAGAATTAGCGATGGAACACGATCGTTGGTTTGATATTGTTAGAACAGGTCAAGCAAAAGAAGCAATGGCTGCAGATGGTAAAACATTTGTTGTTGGTAAACACGAATTGTTTCCAATTCCTTACAATCAATTAATACAAACTCCAGGAATGACACAAAATCCAGGATGGGAGTAA
- a CDS encoding prolyl oligopeptidase family serine peptidase gives MSFLISAQQLKKSENVFLKKTHVVHKDTLQFRMLLPKDFSEDKSYPVVLFLHGAGERGGDNEKQLANGSDLFLNETTRNSFPAIVIFPQCPENDYWAKLKADRTTKPITFKYKYKKSPTKAMSLVMNLMDEMAEKPYVKTNQIYVMGLSMGGMGTFEIIYRKPEMFAAAIPICGGGHPKTVSAYAKSIPLWVFHGAKDDVVDPNLSVNMVSAILKNGGYPRFTLYDFANHNSWDPALAEPKLLTWLFSNSK, from the coding sequence ATGTCTTTTTTAATCAGCGCTCAGCAATTAAAAAAGTCAGAAAATGTATTCCTAAAAAAAACACATGTTGTTCATAAAGATACGCTACAATTTAGAATGTTATTACCTAAAGATTTTTCTGAAGACAAATCTTATCCGGTAGTATTATTTTTACACGGTGCAGGTGAACGCGGTGGCGACAATGAAAAACAATTGGCAAATGGAAGCGATTTATTTTTAAATGAAACCACAAGAAATTCATTTCCTGCAATCGTTATTTTTCCGCAATGTCCAGAAAATGATTATTGGGCAAAATTAAAAGCAGATCGTACCACAAAACCAATTACATTTAAATACAAGTACAAGAAATCACCAACCAAAGCAATGAGCTTGGTAATGAATTTAATGGATGAAATGGCAGAAAAACCATATGTAAAAACCAACCAAATTTATGTAATGGGGTTATCTATGGGAGGTATGGGAACCTTCGAAATTATCTATAGAAAACCAGAAATGTTCGCAGCAGCTATTCCTATTTGCGGAGGCGGACATCCAAAAACGGTATCAGCATACGCCAAATCTATACCATTATGGGTTTTTCATGGAGCAAAAGATGATGTTGTAGACCCGAATTTATCAGTAAATATGGTGTCTGCAATTCTTAAAAATGGTGGATATCCAAGATTTACACTCTATGATTTTGCAAATCACAACAGCTGGGATCCTGCTTTAGCAGAACCCAAATTATTAACATGGCTTTTCTCTAATTCAAAATAA
- the bglX gene encoding beta-glucosidase BglX — translation MKKQSILKITGILIIAILFSSCNSNNNTRTSSKIADNQFESKIDSILELMTLDEKIGQLNLPTSGDITTGTAKGTDVGERIKEGKVGGLFNIKTAEKIYEVQKIAVEQSRLGIPLIFGMDVIHGYKTTFPIPLGLSSSWDMEMIEKTARVAATEASADGINWTFSPMVDISRDPRWGRVSEGNGEDPYLGSKIAVAMVNGYQSDDLSANNTLMACVKHFALYGASEAGRDYNTVDMSRIRMYNEYLAPYKAAVDAGVGSVMASFNEVDGIPATGNKWLLTDLLRDDWGFNGFVVTDYTGIYEMIAHGVGDKYQVSEQALKAGVDMDMAGDSPSIPAAFVKTLKESYENGKVTMDEIDTAVKRMLTAKYQLGLFDDPYKYCDLDRAKTEIFTPENKAFARKVSAESMVLLKNEDQLLPLKKSGTIALIGPLAKAANNMAGTWSVATDQEKSNSVFDGLKEVIGDKATMLYAKGSNIDYDLELEQRATMFGKGIPRDGRTDKQLLDEALKIAAKSDVIVATIGESAELSGESSSRTDLGIPQVQKDLLNALLKTGKPVVLVLFTGRPLVLVEENENVPAIINAWFPGSEAGLAISDVLFGDVNPSGKLTATFPRNVGQVPLFYNHKNTGRPLGNTEGNFEKFKSNYIDVRNEPLYPFGYGLSYTTFDYENLKLDTSSINMDGEINVSVEVTNSGNYDGKEVVQLYIRDLVGSVTRPVKELKGFQKVEIKKGETQNISFKISVEDLKFYNSELDFVAEPGQFQVFVGTNSDTKMMKEFELTK, via the coding sequence ATGAAAAAACAATCTATTCTAAAAATAACAGGTATTCTAATTATAGCAATCCTATTTTCGAGCTGTAATTCTAACAATAATACAAGAACAAGTTCTAAAATAGCAGACAATCAATTCGAGTCAAAAATAGATTCAATTTTAGAACTAATGACCTTAGATGAAAAAATAGGGCAACTTAATTTACCAACTTCTGGAGATATTACAACAGGAACAGCAAAAGGAACTGATGTAGGAGAACGTATAAAAGAAGGTAAAGTTGGTGGGTTATTCAATATTAAAACAGCTGAAAAAATTTATGAAGTTCAAAAAATTGCTGTAGAACAAAGTAGATTAGGAATTCCTCTAATTTTTGGAATGGACGTGATTCATGGTTACAAAACAACATTTCCAATTCCTCTAGGTCTTTCTAGTTCTTGGGATATGGAAATGATTGAAAAAACGGCTAGAGTAGCAGCAACTGAAGCGAGTGCAGACGGAATTAACTGGACGTTCTCTCCGATGGTTGATATTTCTAGGGATCCACGTTGGGGACGCGTTTCTGAAGGAAATGGAGAAGATCCTTACCTAGGAAGCAAAATTGCTGTAGCCATGGTAAATGGGTATCAATCTGATGATTTATCAGCAAATAACACATTAATGGCTTGTGTAAAACACTTTGCACTTTACGGAGCTTCAGAAGCAGGTAGAGATTACAACACAGTAGACATGAGCCGTATTAGAATGTATAATGAATACTTAGCACCTTACAAAGCAGCTGTAGATGCTGGAGTGGGGTCTGTAATGGCTTCATTTAACGAAGTAGACGGAATTCCTGCTACAGGAAATAAGTGGTTACTTACAGATTTATTAAGAGATGATTGGGGTTTTAATGGTTTTGTTGTAACAGATTATACGGGTATTTATGAAATGATAGCACATGGTGTTGGAGATAAATATCAAGTTTCTGAACAAGCATTAAAAGCAGGTGTAGATATGGATATGGCAGGAGATTCCCCTTCAATTCCAGCTGCTTTTGTAAAAACGTTAAAAGAGTCTTATGAGAATGGTAAGGTAACAATGGATGAAATTGACACTGCAGTAAAACGTATGTTAACGGCTAAATATCAATTAGGCTTATTTGACGATCCTTATAAATATTGCGATCTTGATAGAGCTAAAACAGAAATTTTTACACCAGAAAACAAAGCGTTCGCACGTAAAGTTTCTGCTGAATCTATGGTATTGCTGAAAAATGAAGATCAATTACTTCCGCTTAAAAAATCTGGAACAATCGCTTTAATTGGCCCATTAGCAAAAGCAGCTAACAATATGGCTGGAACTTGGAGTGTAGCTACAGATCAAGAAAAATCAAACTCTGTTTTTGATGGATTAAAAGAAGTTATTGGCGATAAAGCAACTATGCTATACGCAAAAGGAAGTAACATCGATTATGACTTAGAATTAGAACAACGTGCCACTATGTTTGGAAAAGGGATTCCAAGAGATGGACGTACAGACAAACAATTGTTAGATGAAGCGCTTAAAATTGCAGCGAAGTCAGATGTTATTGTTGCCACTATTGGAGAATCTGCTGAATTAAGTGGAGAAAGCAGTAGTAGAACAGACCTTGGTATTCCTCAAGTTCAAAAAGACTTATTGAATGCTTTGTTAAAAACAGGAAAACCTGTTGTTTTAGTATTGTTTACCGGAAGACCTTTAGTTTTAGTAGAAGAAAATGAAAATGTACCTGCTATAATTAACGCGTGGTTTCCTGGTAGTGAAGCTGGTTTAGCAATTTCTGATGTATTATTTGGAGATGTAAATCCTTCAGGAAAATTAACAGCTACTTTTCCAAGAAATGTAGGTCAAGTACCATTATTTTACAATCATAAAAATACAGGAAGACCTCTTGGAAATACAGAGGGTAACTTTGAGAAATTTAAAAGTAACTATATCGACGTTCGTAACGAGCCTTTGTATCCTTTTGGTTATGGATTAAGCTACACTACGTTTGATTATGAAAACTTAAAATTAGATACATCTTCTATAAACATGGACGGCGAAATTAATGTTTCTGTAGAGGTTACTAATTCTGGTAATTACGACGGAAAAGAAGTTGTTCAGTTATATATAAGAGATCTTGTTGGTTCTGTAACACGACCTGTAAAAGAATTAAAAGGTTTTCAAAAAGTAGAAATTAAGAAAGGAGAAACTCAAAATATAAGCTTCAAAATTTCTGTTGAAGATTTAAAATTCTATAATTCAGAATTAGATTTTGTAGCAGAACCAGGACAGTTTCAGGTTTTTGTAGGAACAAATTCAGATACCAAAATGATGAAAGAATTTGAATTGACTAAATAA
- a CDS encoding glucoamylase family protein — protein MRNFLLISILSLALFGCNKQKEETTTDIVVEDTLISDDALLDCIQEQTINYFWEGAEPNSGLALERIHMDNVYLESPKTTVTTGGSGFGLMAILVGIERGFISREAALLRFQKIVDFLDKADRFHGAWPHWINGETGKVQPFSEKDNGGDLVETAFLIQGLLTVSEYFDGNTVQEKELVSKIDNLYRTVEWDWYTKNGEDVLYWHWSPAYGWDMNLPVKGYNECLIMYVLAAASPTHPIKKSVYEQGWAKNGAIVSNKTYYDENIVLNYFYNDTDLVGPLFWAHYSYLGLDPRNLSDQYANYWTLTQNQAKIHYKYAVDNPLNFKGYGEDLWGLTSSYSIDGYHGHRPGDDLGVISPTAALSSFPYTPKESMNVLRNIYMNHDNLVGKYGPYDAFSLENNWYIEKYLAIDQGPIPVMIENYRTGLLWHLFMKNNDVQNGLDALGFTY, from the coding sequence ATGCGTAATTTTCTATTAATAAGTATACTATCACTGGCTCTATTTGGTTGTAATAAGCAAAAAGAAGAAACTACTACAGATATCGTTGTAGAGGATACCTTAATTTCTGATGATGCACTTTTAGATTGTATTCAAGAGCAAACCATAAATTATTTTTGGGAAGGAGCAGAACCTAATTCAGGTTTAGCACTCGAAAGAATACATATGGATAATGTGTATCTTGAATCGCCTAAAACTACCGTAACTACAGGAGGAAGTGGCTTTGGGTTGATGGCTATTTTAGTAGGAATTGAAAGAGGATTTATATCGAGAGAAGCAGCACTTCTACGGTTTCAAAAAATAGTAGATTTTTTAGATAAAGCAGATCGTTTTCATGGTGCTTGGCCACATTGGATTAACGGTGAAACAGGAAAAGTACAACCTTTTAGCGAAAAAGATAATGGCGGAGATTTAGTTGAAACAGCTTTTTTAATCCAAGGCCTATTAACCGTTTCTGAATATTTTGATGGCAATACTGTACAGGAAAAAGAATTGGTTTCTAAAATAGATAATCTATACAGAACTGTAGAATGGGACTGGTACACCAAAAACGGAGAAGATGTTTTATACTGGCATTGGTCGCCAGCATATGGTTGGGACATGAACCTACCTGTTAAAGGTTATAACGAATGTTTAATTATGTATGTGCTTGCTGCAGCATCACCAACACACCCAATTAAAAAATCTGTTTATGAACAAGGATGGGCAAAAAATGGTGCTATTGTTTCTAATAAAACGTATTATGATGAAAACATCGTTTTAAACTATTTTTATAATGACACAGATTTGGTAGGACCTTTATTTTGGGCACATTACTCCTACTTAGGTTTAGATCCTAGAAACTTATCAGATCAGTATGCAAATTACTGGACACTAACACAAAATCAAGCTAAAATTCATTACAAATATGCAGTCGATAATCCACTAAATTTTAAAGGGTACGGAGAGGATCTTTGGGGTTTAACTTCTAGCTATTCCATAGATGGTTATCATGGACATAGACCAGGTGATGATCTAGGTGTAATTTCACCAACTGCTGCATTATCATCATTTCCATACACACCAAAAGAAAGCATGAATGTTTTAAGGAACATTTATATGAATCACGATAATCTTGTTGGTAAATACGGGCCTTATGATGCTTTTAGTCTTGAAAATAATTGGTACATAGAAAAATATCTTGCAATAGATCAAGGTCCTATTCCTGTAATGATAGAAAATTACAGAACAGGTTTATTATGGCACTTATTTATGAAAAATAACGATGTACAAAATGGTTTAGATGCACTTGGTTTCACCTATTAA
- a CDS encoding family 43 glycosylhydrolase — protein sequence MKKLLFLFTLVLLFSCNNEKNQNVSEASDTKNVSEIKKRLETYINPLDIDYTYMVYNSTQNKSYRSGADPAVIEFKGEYYMFVTRSFGYWHSTDLINWNFIKPEQWFFEGSNAPTAFNYKDSLVYFAGNPAGYGSILYTDDPKGGKWTPTASISTDIQDSELFIDDDGQTYLYWGSSNVNPLKVKKLNKDDRFLETGVRKELFNLDEEKHGWERFGENNFHPTLKEGYMEGASMTKHNGKYYLQYAAPGTQFNVYADGVYIGDTPLGPFKYMKNNPMSFKPGGFTNGAGHGITVKQTNGQYWHFATMALASNSQWERRLSMFPTYFDADGLMYSNTSYGDYPRFGANHTTKAGEHNGWMLLSYKGAATVSSSLMQIKKFTSDDDAVEVTELPLEKNTDGQIISKVLTDENPKTFWVAEANDDKQWLTIEMLKPGNINAFQLNFHDHESGIYTRTEGLKHQFTIETSMDGINWQTVVDRSTSERDTPNAYIVLDEAVKAKFVRYNNVKVPGANFAMSEFRVFGLGLEDKPTGVTGFKVKREADRRDVSFSWEAVEGAQGYNIRWGIAKDKLYQSWQVYDTTEHFMRSLDRDTPYYFTIEAFSENGISERSNILFTK from the coding sequence ATGAAAAAACTACTTTTTTTATTCACTTTAGTATTACTTTTTTCTTGTAATAATGAAAAAAATCAGAATGTATCAGAAGCTTCTGACACCAAGAATGTATCAGAAATAAAAAAAAGGCTTGAAACCTATATCAACCCATTAGATATTGATTATACCTATATGGTGTATAATTCAACGCAAAATAAATCGTACCGTTCTGGTGCAGATCCTGCAGTTATAGAGTTTAAAGGAGAGTATTACATGTTTGTAACACGTTCTTTTGGCTATTGGCATTCTACCGATTTAATAAACTGGAATTTTATTAAACCAGAACAATGGTTTTTTGAAGGTAGTAACGCACCTACAGCTTTTAATTACAAGGATTCATTGGTGTATTTTGCTGGTAATCCTGCAGGTTATGGAAGTATTCTTTATACAGATGATCCGAAAGGAGGAAAATGGACACCAACTGCCTCTATATCTACAGACATTCAAGATTCGGAATTATTTATAGATGATGACGGACAAACCTATTTGTACTGGGGCTCTTCTAATGTTAATCCACTAAAGGTTAAAAAGTTGAATAAAGATGATCGTTTTTTAGAAACAGGTGTTCGTAAAGAACTGTTTAACCTCGATGAGGAAAAACACGGATGGGAACGTTTTGGAGAAAACAACTTTCACCCAACTTTAAAAGAAGGTTATATGGAAGGTGCTTCTATGACTAAACACAACGGAAAATATTATTTACAATACGCAGCACCTGGCACACAATTTAATGTGTATGCAGATGGAGTTTATATTGGAGACACCCCATTAGGCCCATTTAAATACATGAAAAACAACCCGATGAGCTTTAAACCAGGCGGATTTACAAATGGTGCTGGACACGGAATAACGGTGAAGCAAACCAATGGTCAATATTGGCACTTTGCAACAATGGCACTTGCTTCTAATTCGCAATGGGAACGTCGTTTAAGTATGTTTCCTACTTATTTTGATGCCGATGGATTAATGTATAGTAACACATCATATGGCGATTATCCGCGTTTTGGAGCGAATCATACTACAAAAGCAGGAGAGCACAATGGTTGGATGTTATTGTCTTATAAAGGAGCTGCTACCGTCTCTTCTTCCTTAATGCAGATAAAGAAATTTACGTCTGATGACGATGCAGTAGAAGTCACAGAATTACCTTTAGAAAAGAATACTGATGGTCAAATAATTTCTAAAGTATTAACAGATGAAAACCCTAAAACATTTTGGGTTGCAGAAGCCAATGATGATAAACAATGGTTAACCATTGAAATGTTAAAACCTGGAAATATCAATGCTTTTCAATTAAATTTCCATGACCATGAATCAGGGATTTATACGCGTACCGAAGGATTAAAGCATCAATTTACTATTGAAACTTCTATGGATGGTATTAACTGGCAAACCGTTGTAGATAGAAGTACAAGCGAAAGGGATACGCCAAATGCTTACATTGTATTAGATGAAGCTGTAAAAGCAAAATTTGTACGTTACAACAATGTAAAAGTACCTGGAGCAAACTTTGCAATGTCCGAGTTTAGAGTCTTTGGATTAGGACTTGAAGATAAGCCAACAGGAGTTACAGGATTCAAAGTAAAAAGAGAAGCAGATCGTAGAGATGTATCTTTTTCTTGGGAAGCTGTAGAAGGTGCTCAGGGTTATAATATCCGTTGGGGAATTGCGAAAGATAAATTATATCAATCATGGCAAGTCTACGATACGACAGAACATTTTATGCGTTCTTTAGACAGAGATACACCGTATTATTTTACTATAGAAGCATTTAGTGAAAACGGAATTTCAGAAAGAAGTAATATTCTTTTTACGAAGTAG
- a CDS encoding nucleoside deaminase: MIQPFDDTYFMKKALQEAESAFDKGEVPVGAIIVFKDQIIARAHNLTETLNDVTAHAEMQAFTAAADFLGGKYLKDCVLYVTLEPCQMCAGASYWAQIGKIVYGATEPDRGFVNLKTTLHPKTKVVSGILENECSQLLKRFFIEKRNLN, encoded by the coding sequence ATGATACAACCTTTTGATGATACCTATTTTATGAAAAAAGCCTTACAAGAGGCAGAATCTGCTTTTGATAAAGGCGAAGTGCCTGTAGGTGCAATTATTGTTTTTAAAGATCAAATTATTGCTAGAGCACACAATTTAACGGAAACATTGAATGACGTAACGGCGCATGCGGAAATGCAAGCATTTACAGCTGCTGCTGATTTTTTAGGTGGTAAGTATTTAAAAGATTGTGTATTGTATGTAACGCTAGAGCCTTGCCAGATGTGTGCAGGTGCAAGTTATTGGGCGCAAATTGGTAAAATTGTTTATGGAGCAACAGAACCAGATAGAGGTTTTGTAAATTTAAAAACTACACTACATCCAAAGACAAAAGTTGTTAGTGGAATTTTAGAAAACGAATGTTCTCAGTTATTAAAGCGATTCTTTATTGAAAAACGGAATCTAAATTAA
- a CDS encoding DPP IV N-terminal domain-containing protein, translating to MKKFLLLFLPFIVVSTISAQETPTPNYRAAAKYSPTNLAKMVHSTSVSPHWLKKGNRFWYAYKTSEGANYYLVDADKKSKKALFDNVKMAKWLTEITKDPYDAKHLPRFSFKFNEAEDAIRFRVTSTEEVEVIDDKKEEKKEEGKDSTSTKKAKSKKPTKPKMEKKVYHLEYKLGGNGLTIIDTIKKEKEDWKKWANIAPDSSIVLYSKNYNLYWMDKINFKKFIKDEKDSTVVENQWTKDGEENYAYGRGSRGDNVDKEKNKDKRNGVGGIWSHDSKKFVFQKSDSRHIKDLWVINSTGKKRPTLETYKYHMPGEQEYYKSELLIFDIPTKTHVKVPLDTIKQQSISVFRAPRKQSSRDDEFRPTLLLSKKGKVYFSVISRDRKKYDINVADINTGEYKTLIEERFNTYIESRPLILLNDEKEMLHWAERDGWAHFYLYDTDGDLKNQVTEGDYHVASFEGLDEKSNTLYFSANGVNKEQDPYYAHSYKINLDGTGMKNLNPGDFTTSTSMSDSNKYFISNFSRVNTVPKSELRNANGRKVMDLETADLSQLFASGYKFPETFKVKADDGITDIYGVMYKPFDMDSTKVYPLLEYVYPGPQTEAVNKSFSYSMDRVDRMAQVGFIVITLGNRGGHPDRSKWYHNYGYGNLRDYGLADKKYVAQQLANKHSYIDIEKVGIYGHSGGGFMSTAAMLVYPDFFKAAVSSAGNHDNNVYNSWWSETHHGVKEEIDAKGKSSYKYKIDTNPSLAKNLKGHLMLIHGDMDNNVNPAGTIRMANELIKANKRFKFMVMPGQRHGFGSMTEYSFWLRADHFSKYLLGKEATDADIMYMNLDKPMNR from the coding sequence ATGAAAAAATTCTTACTTTTATTCTTGCCATTTATTGTTGTTTCAACAATTTCTGCACAAGAAACTCCAACCCCTAATTACCGAGCTGCTGCTAAGTATTCGCCAACAAATTTGGCAAAAATGGTACACTCTACATCTGTAAGTCCACATTGGTTAAAAAAAGGAAATCGTTTTTGGTATGCTTATAAAACATCAGAAGGTGCCAATTATTATTTAGTGGATGCAGATAAAAAATCTAAAAAGGCACTTTTCGATAATGTAAAGATGGCAAAGTGGTTAACAGAAATCACTAAAGATCCATACGACGCAAAACACTTACCTCGTTTTAGTTTTAAATTTAACGAAGCAGAAGATGCTATCCGTTTTAGAGTAACATCAACAGAAGAAGTTGAAGTTATTGATGATAAAAAAGAAGAAAAGAAAGAGGAGGGAAAAGACTCTACTTCAACAAAAAAAGCCAAGTCTAAAAAACCGACAAAACCTAAAATGGAGAAAAAAGTCTACCATTTAGAGTATAAATTAGGTGGAAATGGCTTGACGATTATTGATACCATTAAGAAAGAAAAAGAAGATTGGAAAAAGTGGGCAAACATTGCACCAGATAGTTCTATTGTCTTGTATTCTAAAAACTACAACTTGTATTGGATGGATAAAATAAACTTTAAAAAGTTTATTAAAGACGAAAAAGATAGTACAGTTGTAGAAAACCAATGGACAAAAGATGGTGAAGAAAACTATGCTTACGGACGTGGATCTAGAGGAGATAATGTAGATAAAGAAAAAAATAAAGACAAAAGAAACGGTGTTGGAGGAATTTGGTCTCACGATTCTAAAAAGTTTGTTTTTCAAAAATCTGACTCAAGACATATTAAAGATTTATGGGTAATTAATTCTACAGGTAAAAAAAGACCAACGTTAGAAACTTATAAATATCACATGCCAGGTGAACAAGAATATTATAAATCAGAATTATTAATTTTTGATATCCCTACTAAAACACATGTAAAAGTACCTTTAGATACGATTAAACAACAAAGTATTTCTGTTTTTAGAGCGCCAAGAAAACAATCTAGTAGAGATGATGAATTTAGACCAACTTTATTGCTTTCTAAAAAAGGAAAAGTATATTTCAGCGTAATCTCTAGAGATCGTAAAAAGTATGATATTAATGTAGCCGATATTAATACGGGAGAATACAAAACTTTAATTGAAGAGCGTTTTAATACCTATATAGAGTCTCGTCCGTTAATTTTATTAAATGATGAAAAAGAAATGTTGCATTGGGCAGAACGAGATGGTTGGGCACATTTTTATTTATATGATACAGACGGAGACTTAAAAAATCAAGTTACAGAAGGCGATTACCATGTGGCTAGTTTTGAAGGTTTAGACGAAAAAAGCAACACGTTATATTTTTCTGCAAACGGCGTAAATAAAGAACAAGATCCTTACTATGCACATTCTTATAAAATCAATTTAGATGGTACGGGAATGAAAAACTTAAACCCTGGAGATTTTACAACTAGCACAAGTATGTCTGACTCTAACAAATACTTTATAAGCAACTTTTCTAGAGTAAATACCGTACCAAAATCGGAACTTAGAAATGCAAACGGACGCAAAGTAATGGATTTAGAAACTGCTGATTTATCGCAACTATTTGCATCAGGATACAAGTTTCCAGAAACCTTTAAAGTAAAGGCAGACGATGGAATTACCGATATTTATGGGGTTATGTATAAACCATTTGATATGGACTCTACGAAAGTTTATCCTTTGTTGGAGTATGTTTATCCTGGGCCACAGACAGAAGCAGTAAATAAATCTTTTTCTTATTCTATGGACCGAGTAGATAGAATGGCACAAGTTGGTTTTATTGTAATTACCTTAGGAAACAGAGGTGGGCATCCAGACAGATCTAAATGGTATCATAATTATGGTTACGGAAATTTACGTGATTATGGTTTGGCTGATAAAAAGTATGTAGCACAACAATTGGCAAACAAACACAGTTATATTGATATTGAAAAAGTAGGGATTTATGGTCATTCTGGTGGTGGATTTATGTCTACAGCAGCTATGTTAGTCTATCCAGATTTCTTTAAAGCAGCAGTTTCATCTGCAGGAAATCATGATAATAATGTGTACAATTCTTGGTGGAGTGAAACACATCATGGTGTAAAGGAAGAAATTGATGCAAAAGGGAAAAGTTCTTATAAATATAAGATTGATACAAATCCATCTTTGGCAAAGAACTTAAAAGGACATTTAATGTTGATTCATGGTGATATGGATAATAACGTAAATCCTGCCGGAACGATTAGAATGGCAAACGAATTAATTAAAGCAAATAAACGTTTTAAATTTATGGTTATGCCAGGACAAAGACATGGTTTTGGTAGCATGACTGAATATTCTTTTTGGTTAAGAGCAGATCATTTTAGTAAATATTTATTAGGTAAAGAAGCTACCGATGCTGATATTATGTATATGAACTTAGACAAACCAATGAATAGGTAA